In a genomic window of Gopherus evgoodei ecotype Sinaloan lineage chromosome 14, rGopEvg1_v1.p, whole genome shotgun sequence:
- the ZNF341 gene encoding zinc finger protein 341 isoform X1 — protein MAQTIFEALEGMDNQTVLAVQSLLDGQGAVTDPSGQNVSTSTTIQSMDDEDVFLCGKCKKQFNSLPVFMTHKREQCQGNTPSLATVSLATNSVYTPSITSVQQAQSANRQQISTYITVPPSPLIQTLVQGNILVSDEVLMSAMSAFTSLDQPMPTVQPSVQSTLSMHTGAGYLSQPPPPPPPPPPPPPQPPPPPAQTLGAPGQPSTGGSRVVEVYSAPAPMAGNGTVEIQTLGMQPYPPIEVPSQCVESPVYPSPPVYSPGKQGFKSKSTNTAAPLTNAAGGNVAGFDSTSTSKNRRSKNDSGLQEGKPKSPKLKCTYCDKAFTKNFDLQQHIRSHTGEKPFQCIVCGRAFAQKSNVKKHMQTHKVWPPGLGCTISRNSITVQVMALNPNQQEDEENAGLSQASRNSPQQPQAMAPTEESEVGKLEARQVVLIDSSYQCQFCPSKFSTYFQLKSHMTQHKNEQVYKCVVKSCAQTFQKLESFLEHIKNHQEELSYRCHLCSKDFPSLYELSVHQYSHSLLPQHSPKKDVAVYKCVKCVNKYSTPEALEHHLQTATHNFPCSHCQKVFPCERYLRRHLPTHGGGGKFKCQICKKFFRREHYLKLHAHIHSGEKPFKCSVCDAAFNRKDKLKRHMLIHEPFKKYKCPFSSHTGCNKEFNRPDKLKAHILSHSGMKIHKCQYCSKSFSRRAHMVEHQRSHTGNYKYRCPTCSKGFTRQKYMKDHKCRLNSPMDKELQIRKAQKKRGARRKVGLPLPSQLALAELKDSAEGLNPRESGPNKEQFPESDAVLSIVVGGSTAADSDLVVPGQPSSIASSLALAELQTGTDVPCAMLAVPVYIQTTDG, from the exons ATGGCGCAGACGATATTCGAGGCGCTGGAAG GAATGGATAATCAGACAGTGCTGGCTGTTCAGTCCCTGCTGGATGGTCAGGGAGCAGTTACAGATCCATCTGGTCAAAATGTCAGCACCTCCACCACCATTCAGTCCATGG ATGACGAGGACGTGTTCTTGTGTGGGAAGTGTAAGAAGCAGTTCAACTCGCTGCCGGTGTTCATGACCCACAAGAGGGAGCAATGCCAAGGAAACACCCCTTCACTGGCCACTGTCTCATTGGCTACCAACAGCGTGTACACTCCGTCCATCACATCCGTGCAGCAGGCTCAGAGTGCCAATCGGCAG CAAATTTCCACATACATCACGGTTCCTCCATCTCCGCTGATCCAGACGCTAGTGCAGGGGAATATCTTAGTCAGCGATGAGGTGCTGATGTCAGCCATGTCCGCATTTACATCCCTGGACCAACCAATGCCCACGGTGCAGCCCTCCGTGCAG AGCACCTTGAGTATGCACACGGGAGCTGGATACctttcccagcccccacctcctccgccacccccacctcctcctccacctcaacccccacctcctcccgcTCAGACACTGGGAGCACCGGGACAGCCTAGCACTGGTGGCAGCAGGGTGGTGGAAGTGTACAGCGCACCTGCTCCTATGGCAGGAAATGGCACAGTGGAGATACAGACGCTGGGGATGCAGCCCTATCCGCCCATAGAG GTGCCAAGCCAGTGTGTGGAAAGTCCTGtgtatccctcccctccagtgtACAGCCCAGGGAAGCAGGGCTTCAAATCCAAAAGCACTAACACTGCTGCTCCTTTGACCAATGCGGCTGGAGGAAACGTGGCCGGTTTTGATTCCACCTCGACCTCCAAAAATAGGCGTTCCAAAAATGACAGTGGGCTGCAAGAAG GGAAACCTAAGTCCCCCAAACTGAAGTGCACTTATTGTGACAAGGCCTTCACCAAGAACTTTGACTTGCAGCAACACATCAGAAG ccacacaggggagaagccgTTCCAGTGCATCGTGTGCGGCCGAGCCTTCGCGCAGAAGTCCAACGTGAAGAAGCACATGCAGACCCATAAAGTGTGGCCTCCGGGGCTCGGGTGCACCATCTCCCGCAACTCCATCACAGTGCAGGTCATGGCACTGAACCCCAACCAGCAGGAGGATGAGGAGAATGCAG GCTTAAGCCAGGCCTCCAGGAActctccccagcagcctcagGCCATGGCCCCCACAGAAGAGAGCGAGGTTGGCAAACTGGAAGCCAGGCAGGTTGTCCTGATCGATAGCTCTTACCAGTGCCAGTTCTGCCCCAGCAAGTTCAGCACCTACTTCCAGCTCAAATCACACATGACGCAGCACAAGAACGAACAG GTGTACAAGTGTGTGGTGAAAAGCTGCGCTCAGACATTCCAGAAGCTAGAGTCCTTTCTAGAGCACATCAAGAACCACCAAGAGGAGCTGAGCTATCGCTGCCACCTGTGCAGCAAGGACTTCCCCTCCCTATATGAACTGAGCGTCCACCAGTACTCCCAcagcctgctgccccagcacagccccaAGAAGGACGTGGCCGTGTACAA GTGTGTCAAGTGTGTAAATAAATATTCCACCCCAGAAGCGCTGGAGCACCATCTGCAGACGGCAACGCACAACTTCCCCTGCTCTCACTGCCAGAAG GTGTTCCCCTGTGAGAGGTACCTGCGACGGCACCTCCCCACGCATGGAGGAGGGGGCAAATTCAAGTGCCAGATCTGTAAGAAATTCTTCCGCCGGGAGCACTACCTCAAGCTGCATGCCCATATTCACTCAG GTGAAAAGCCCTTTAAGTGCTCTGTATGCGACGCAGCCTTCAACCGGAAAGATAAACTGAAGCGACACATGCTGATCCATGAGCCTTTCAAGAAGTACAAATGTCCCTTCTC AAGCCACACAGGCTGTAATAAAGAGTTCAACAGGCCAGACAAGCTGAAAGCTCATATACTCTCCCATTCGG GAATGAAGATCCATAAGTGCCAGTACTGTAGCAAGTCCTTCAGTCGGCGGGCCCACATGGTGGAACATCAGCGCTCGCACACTGGAAACTACAAGTACCGCTGCCCCACCTGCAGCAAGGGCTTCACACGCCAGAAGTATATGAAGGACCACAAGTGCAGGCTGAACTCACCCATGGACAAAGAGCTTCAGATCAGGAAGGCCCAGAAGAAGCGGGGAGCTCGGCGGAAGGTGGGCcttcctcttcccagccagctggCCCTGGCAGAGCTGAAGGACAGTGCAGAGGGGTTGAACCCCCGGGAGAGTGGCCCCAACAAAGAACAGTTTCCGGAATCAGACGCAGTCCTGTCCATTGTGGTTGGTGGGTCGACAGCTGCAGATTCGGACCTTGTAGTCCCTGGCCAGCCCAGCAGCATCGCGTCCAGTCTTGCCCTGGCAGAGTTGCAGACTGGCACAGATGTGCCGTGCGCCATGCTGGCTGTCCCTGTTTACATTCAGACTACGGACGGATAA
- the ZNF341 gene encoding zinc finger protein 341 isoform X2: protein MCCRWQCESGMDNQTVLAVQSLLDGQGAVTDPSGQNVSTSTTIQSMDDEDVFLCGKCKKQFNSLPVFMTHKREQCQGNTPSLATVSLATNSVYTPSITSVQQAQSANRQQISTYITVPPSPLIQTLVQGNILVSDEVLMSAMSAFTSLDQPMPTVQPSVQSTLSMHTGAGYLSQPPPPPPPPPPPPPQPPPPPAQTLGAPGQPSTGGSRVVEVYSAPAPMAGNGTVEIQTLGMQPYPPIEVPSQCVESPVYPSPPVYSPGKQGFKSKSTNTAAPLTNAAGGNVAGFDSTSTSKNRRSKNDSGLQEGKPKSPKLKCTYCDKAFTKNFDLQQHIRSHTGEKPFQCIVCGRAFAQKSNVKKHMQTHKVWPPGLGCTISRNSITVQVMALNPNQQEDEENAGLSQASRNSPQQPQAMAPTEESEVGKLEARQVVLIDSSYQCQFCPSKFSTYFQLKSHMTQHKNEQVYKCVVKSCAQTFQKLESFLEHIKNHQEELSYRCHLCSKDFPSLYELSVHQYSHSLLPQHSPKKDVAVYKCVKCVNKYSTPEALEHHLQTATHNFPCSHCQKVFPCERYLRRHLPTHGGGGKFKCQICKKFFRREHYLKLHAHIHSGEKPFKCSVCDAAFNRKDKLKRHMLIHEPFKKYKCPFSSHTGCNKEFNRPDKLKAHILSHSGMKIHKCQYCSKSFSRRAHMVEHQRSHTGNYKYRCPTCSKGFTRQKYMKDHKCRLNSPMDKELQIRKAQKKRGARRKVGLPLPSQLALAELKDSAEGLNPRESGPNKEQFPESDAVLSIVVGGSTAADSDLVVPGQPSSIASSLALAELQTGTDVPCAMLAVPVYIQTTDG, encoded by the exons ATGTGCTGTAGGTGGCAGTGTGAATCAG GAATGGATAATCAGACAGTGCTGGCTGTTCAGTCCCTGCTGGATGGTCAGGGAGCAGTTACAGATCCATCTGGTCAAAATGTCAGCACCTCCACCACCATTCAGTCCATGG ATGACGAGGACGTGTTCTTGTGTGGGAAGTGTAAGAAGCAGTTCAACTCGCTGCCGGTGTTCATGACCCACAAGAGGGAGCAATGCCAAGGAAACACCCCTTCACTGGCCACTGTCTCATTGGCTACCAACAGCGTGTACACTCCGTCCATCACATCCGTGCAGCAGGCTCAGAGTGCCAATCGGCAG CAAATTTCCACATACATCACGGTTCCTCCATCTCCGCTGATCCAGACGCTAGTGCAGGGGAATATCTTAGTCAGCGATGAGGTGCTGATGTCAGCCATGTCCGCATTTACATCCCTGGACCAACCAATGCCCACGGTGCAGCCCTCCGTGCAG AGCACCTTGAGTATGCACACGGGAGCTGGATACctttcccagcccccacctcctccgccacccccacctcctcctccacctcaacccccacctcctcccgcTCAGACACTGGGAGCACCGGGACAGCCTAGCACTGGTGGCAGCAGGGTGGTGGAAGTGTACAGCGCACCTGCTCCTATGGCAGGAAATGGCACAGTGGAGATACAGACGCTGGGGATGCAGCCCTATCCGCCCATAGAG GTGCCAAGCCAGTGTGTGGAAAGTCCTGtgtatccctcccctccagtgtACAGCCCAGGGAAGCAGGGCTTCAAATCCAAAAGCACTAACACTGCTGCTCCTTTGACCAATGCGGCTGGAGGAAACGTGGCCGGTTTTGATTCCACCTCGACCTCCAAAAATAGGCGTTCCAAAAATGACAGTGGGCTGCAAGAAG GGAAACCTAAGTCCCCCAAACTGAAGTGCACTTATTGTGACAAGGCCTTCACCAAGAACTTTGACTTGCAGCAACACATCAGAAG ccacacaggggagaagccgTTCCAGTGCATCGTGTGCGGCCGAGCCTTCGCGCAGAAGTCCAACGTGAAGAAGCACATGCAGACCCATAAAGTGTGGCCTCCGGGGCTCGGGTGCACCATCTCCCGCAACTCCATCACAGTGCAGGTCATGGCACTGAACCCCAACCAGCAGGAGGATGAGGAGAATGCAG GCTTAAGCCAGGCCTCCAGGAActctccccagcagcctcagGCCATGGCCCCCACAGAAGAGAGCGAGGTTGGCAAACTGGAAGCCAGGCAGGTTGTCCTGATCGATAGCTCTTACCAGTGCCAGTTCTGCCCCAGCAAGTTCAGCACCTACTTCCAGCTCAAATCACACATGACGCAGCACAAGAACGAACAG GTGTACAAGTGTGTGGTGAAAAGCTGCGCTCAGACATTCCAGAAGCTAGAGTCCTTTCTAGAGCACATCAAGAACCACCAAGAGGAGCTGAGCTATCGCTGCCACCTGTGCAGCAAGGACTTCCCCTCCCTATATGAACTGAGCGTCCACCAGTACTCCCAcagcctgctgccccagcacagccccaAGAAGGACGTGGCCGTGTACAA GTGTGTCAAGTGTGTAAATAAATATTCCACCCCAGAAGCGCTGGAGCACCATCTGCAGACGGCAACGCACAACTTCCCCTGCTCTCACTGCCAGAAG GTGTTCCCCTGTGAGAGGTACCTGCGACGGCACCTCCCCACGCATGGAGGAGGGGGCAAATTCAAGTGCCAGATCTGTAAGAAATTCTTCCGCCGGGAGCACTACCTCAAGCTGCATGCCCATATTCACTCAG GTGAAAAGCCCTTTAAGTGCTCTGTATGCGACGCAGCCTTCAACCGGAAAGATAAACTGAAGCGACACATGCTGATCCATGAGCCTTTCAAGAAGTACAAATGTCCCTTCTC AAGCCACACAGGCTGTAATAAAGAGTTCAACAGGCCAGACAAGCTGAAAGCTCATATACTCTCCCATTCGG GAATGAAGATCCATAAGTGCCAGTACTGTAGCAAGTCCTTCAGTCGGCGGGCCCACATGGTGGAACATCAGCGCTCGCACACTGGAAACTACAAGTACCGCTGCCCCACCTGCAGCAAGGGCTTCACACGCCAGAAGTATATGAAGGACCACAAGTGCAGGCTGAACTCACCCATGGACAAAGAGCTTCAGATCAGGAAGGCCCAGAAGAAGCGGGGAGCTCGGCGGAAGGTGGGCcttcctcttcccagccagctggCCCTGGCAGAGCTGAAGGACAGTGCAGAGGGGTTGAACCCCCGGGAGAGTGGCCCCAACAAAGAACAGTTTCCGGAATCAGACGCAGTCCTGTCCATTGTGGTTGGTGGGTCGACAGCTGCAGATTCGGACCTTGTAGTCCCTGGCCAGCCCAGCAGCATCGCGTCCAGTCTTGCCCTGGCAGAGTTGCAGACTGGCACAGATGTGCCGTGCGCCATGCTGGCTGTCCCTGTTTACATTCAGACTACGGACGGATAA
- the PXMP4 gene encoding peroxisomal membrane protein 4 isoform X2, which produces MGVQAMLKTLLYTINSLLQQRRYRAALAVLKGFRNGAVYGAKIRAPHALVMTFLFKSGSLREKLKAIAQATYTHSRNLAYFVFTYKGLMALQSRLQGKNFQLHSFVAACVGGWLVFGENNHINSQINMYLLSRFLFGLSRLAVEKGYIPEPKQDPFPIFAAVTWGIVLWLFEYHRHTLQPSLQSSMTYLYDDSNVWHDISDFLIYNKSNAQK; this is translated from the exons ATGGGAGTCCAGGCGATGCTCAAGACCCTGCTTTACACCATcaactccctgctgcagcagcgcagATACCGCGCGGCGCTGGCCGTGCTCAAGGGCTTCCGGAACGGAGCGGT TTATGGAGCAAAGATCCGTGCCCCCCATGCTCTGGTGATGACCTTTCTCTTCAAGAGTGGAAG TTTAAGAGAGAAACTGAAAGCGATTGCTCAGGCCACATACACTCATTCCCGAAACCTGGCGTATTTTGTGTTCACTTACAAGGGGCTGATGGCGCTGCAATCCCGACTTCAGGGAAAGAACTTCCAGTTGCACTCCTTCGTGGCAGCCTGTGTTGGGGGCTGGTTAGTGTTTGGTGAAAACAATCATATCAACAGCCAG ATAAACATGTACCTGCTGTCTCGTTTTCTGTTTGGCTTGTCCCGACTGGCAGTGGAGAAAGGTTATATCCCAGAACCCAAGCAGGACCCTTTCCCGATCTTTGCTGCTGTGACTTGGGGGATTGTTCTGTGGCTCTTTGAATATCATCGGCACACTCTCCAACCTTCTCTGCAGTCTTCCATGACTTACCTGTATGATGACAGTAATGTATGGCATGACATTTCGGACTTCCTCATTTATAACAAAAGCAATGCTCAAAAGTAA
- the PXMP4 gene encoding peroxisomal membrane protein 4 isoform X1, with product MWIPVFLSKALQICRYPRIIFCRSDTNFISGPGCMDAFITFFYFLVKSLMPFFKCSELAFLYLLPLSYGAKIRAPHALVMTFLFKSGSLREKLKAIAQATYTHSRNLAYFVFTYKGLMALQSRLQGKNFQLHSFVAACVGGWLVFGENNHINSQINMYLLSRFLFGLSRLAVEKGYIPEPKQDPFPIFAAVTWGIVLWLFEYHRHTLQPSLQSSMTYLYDDSNVWHDISDFLIYNKSNAQK from the exons ATGTGGATCCCAGTGTTTTTATctaaagccctgcaaatctgcagatatccacggATCATTTTTTGCAGATCTGATACAAATTTTATATCTGGGCCGGGCTGTATGGATGCAttcataacttttttttattttttggtaaagTCGCTAATGCCCTTTTTCAAGTGCTCAGAGCTAGCATTTCTTTATTTACTTCCGTTGAG TTATGGAGCAAAGATCCGTGCCCCCCATGCTCTGGTGATGACCTTTCTCTTCAAGAGTGGAAG TTTAAGAGAGAAACTGAAAGCGATTGCTCAGGCCACATACACTCATTCCCGAAACCTGGCGTATTTTGTGTTCACTTACAAGGGGCTGATGGCGCTGCAATCCCGACTTCAGGGAAAGAACTTCCAGTTGCACTCCTTCGTGGCAGCCTGTGTTGGGGGCTGGTTAGTGTTTGGTGAAAACAATCATATCAACAGCCAG ATAAACATGTACCTGCTGTCTCGTTTTCTGTTTGGCTTGTCCCGACTGGCAGTGGAGAAAGGTTATATCCCAGAACCCAAGCAGGACCCTTTCCCGATCTTTGCTGCTGTGACTTGGGGGATTGTTCTGTGGCTCTTTGAATATCATCGGCACACTCTCCAACCTTCTCTGCAGTCTTCCATGACTTACCTGTATGATGACAGTAATGTATGGCATGACATTTCGGACTTCCTCATTTATAACAAAAGCAATGCTCAAAAGTAA